A segment of the Parafrankia discariae genome:
TGGCCGTCGGCGGGCTCGTGGGCGATATCAACGCCACCGCCCTGTGGGTCGCCGTGGCGCACCGCCGTGCCGTCGCGGTCCTGACCTGCGTCCGGGCGCTCACCCGCTACACCCGCGACCTGTTCGCGGACGTCGCCGACAGTGGAATGGTCGTCTGCCTGGCCCCACCCGGTACCTCACCGGCCCTCGGCCATCACACCGCCCGCATCCGGCTGTTGGCAGCGTTCACCCGCGCCACCGTCCTGATCGAGTCCGGCCTCGTGGGTGATGCGTTCAAGACCGCTCGTACCGCCCACCTGTACCGCCGCCCGGTCCTGGTCGTACCGGGCCCGGTCACCTCTCGTCTCAGTGCCGGCCCGCATGCCCTGCTCCGCGACGGCTCCGCCCGGCTGATCACCAGCGCCGCCGAGGTGTTCACGGTCCTCGACCGCAGCTGACCCGGCCGGAAAGCAGCGGGGCCGCAGGCATCCCGCGTGCACCACCGCGGCCCCGCCCTTTCGCCGGCCTGCCCGACCACAGACCTCCCTAATGTTGGAAAGGATCGCTGTGACTGACCCGCTCCGCCGTGCCTGCGCCGCGTTGACCTCCCTGCCCCCGAACCGCGACCGTGCCGAAGCGGTCCGCCGCCACGGCGCGGTCGCGGTGTGGGACCGGCTCGCCGGCTACCACCGGACCCTCGGCCCCGACGGCGTCCTGGAACACGCCACCAGGATCGGCTGGCGCCTACTCATCCCCGGCGACTCCGACTGGCCCGCCACCCTTGATGTTCCCGGCGGGCCGGTCGGGCTGTGGGCGTCCGGCGAGGGGAACCCACGCAGCCTGCTGTCCCGGGCGGTGACCATCCTGAGCGCCAAGGCAGGCAGCGCCTACGGCCGCACGGTCGCCGTCGACCTCACCCACGACCTGACAACACCCGACCAGGGCGGCGCCGTCACCATCGTCGCCTTCGCTGGCGAGAGCACCGCGCAGACCGCCGCGCTCACCTCCGCCGCCCGCGCGCACACCGCCGTCGCCGTCCTCGACACCCCCACCCGCATCGACACTCACGACCGCCACCTGCTGCGCGATGTCACAGCCCCCGGCACGCTGCTGGGCGCTGTCGCGGCCCGCGGCGCGGTCCTCAGCCCGGCCGCCCCCGGCGCCCTCACCCTCCCCCAGCGGGTCCGGGCCCGCATCGACCTGCTCGCCGCCCTCGCCCCTGTCACAGTGCTGATCGAAGCCGGCCCGGACGACGAGGTGCCGCTCGCCGTCGCGTTCGCCGCCCACTACCGCCACCGCCGACCGCTGTTCGCCGTTCCAGGCCCGGTCACCAGTTCGCTCAGTGCCGGTCCGCTCACCCTGCTGCGCGAGGGCACCGCCCGCATCGTCACCAGCGGCGACGATCTGCGCCCCGCCCTCACCCCCCATTGCCACCGGCCCGGCGACGCCCCACCCCCGCCAGGCCCGCGGTGACACCCACCCCCGCCGGGAAAGGCCACGCCCCATGCACGAGACCGCGCCCCCACCCGACGACGCCGCACGGGCGCCGCTGGCGATCCGCCACGACCGGGAAACCGGCACGCTGATGGACGGCATCCGCCGGGCGGACTGTCGGGTCCTGTCGCCGATCTTCACCCGGTTTCGGGTCCGCTGGTCTGACCTCATCGGCGAGGAAGGCTCCTGGTATTTGCGTGGCAGCCGAGGCCGCGCCGCGGACACCTTCCGGATCAACGAGCTGGCCGGCGCGCTGCGCGTCGCCGGCTTCCCCGTCACGGTCAGCGTCGACGACACACCGATCACCGACATCGCCACGTGGGAAGCGGCCCGGATCGGGCGGGCCGACGACCGCGCCACCCAACACACCGACGCCGCCGGCCGTGCGACAGCCCGCGCCGACGCCCGGCGCAACGCCGCCGACGCGCTGCGCGGCGCCATCCCGCTGGGGCAGCCTGTCCTGCCCGGTCACCACTCCGCGCCCGGCCACCGGCGCGATCTGGCGCGCGCCGACCGGCACGACGACGCCGCCACGGAGGCCACCGCCACCGCCGGCTACCACGCGGATAAAGCCGCCGCCGCGGCCCGCTACGCACAAAGCCGCCTCGACGTCCCGGCTGCGCTGCGCCGCCTCAAGACCCTGGAAGCCGCGCAGCGTGTCGACACCCGCGCCCTGCGCGCAGCGGAACGCCGAGCCGCCGACGGCGACCCTGCCCCGCACCCCAGGTGGAAGGCCCGCATCGAGGCGGACCTCCTCCAACGCGCCGCCGAGATCGACTACTGGACCCGGCATGTCGCCGAGCAGGAAGCCGCCGGGGTGAAGGTCTGGCGGCCGGGCGATTTCCAGACCGGGGACCAGGTCAAGGCGTCGTTCGGTGGCTGGCACCCGGTCCTGCGCGTCAACACCCGCTCCCTGACCATCCCCACTGGGACCTGGAAGGGGAGACCTGGCGGTTGACCTACGACAAGATCCTCGATCACCGGCCCCGCCGCTGACCCTCAGATCCAGGCTGATGGCCCGCCACCCCGGTAACCGGGGTGGCGGGCCATCAGCCTGGATGGTCGTGCCGTGCGCGGGCTACCCGGTGGGTAGCCGTGCGGTGATGTCGTCCACGGTGACGGCGGGAACGGCGAGGCCGCCGTGCAGAAGCTGGTGGCAGCCTCCGTGGTGGCGGTCGGTCAGCGGATGACCGGCCGGGACGGCCATCACGAGCCGGTCCCGGCCGTGGGCGGCCCGCGCGAGCGTCATCGCCTGCCCGGCGGTTTCCGCTTCGATGACCAGTACCGCCGGGCTCAACGCGCCGAGCAGCGTTATCCGTGTGGCGAGCCGGCGGCCCTGCTCCCCGGTGCCGGGCGGCGCCGGTACCAGCGGCGGGGTGAGGCTGAGCACGACACCTCGGCTGGCTACCACGGCGAGAAGCGAGCCGTAGCGGGTGAGGCAGGCGGGCGCCGACGAGGTGAGCAGGGCAAGGGTGGGGCCGTGTAGCGCGGCGCTAGTCAACGCCTGTAGCCCGATCCCCGCCGATACCGCTGCGGTCACGGTGACTGGCGGTGTGGCCGTGGCCAGTCCACCGGCGAAGCGCCGCGTGTGGCCCACGCCATGCACGCTGGGGCTACGAGTGCCGGTGACCGTGATCGACCGGGCTGTCAAGTCAACCAGGTGGCCGTCACCGC
Coding sequences within it:
- a CDS encoding DNA-processing protein DprA, yielding MPDDDPRHARAALTALPSRTPFSDGPDRTDPIEVWARLAPHHPDIDPTRLLDSAAADGWRLLIPGDPGWPAVLDDTSGTPAGLWVRGSGDLPALTRRSVTVVGAVAGTDYGTRVTRDLVWDLTTPLAAEPVTVAVGGLVGDINATALWVAVAHRRAVAVLTCVRALTRYTRDLFADVADSGMVVCLAPPGTSPALGHHTARIRLLAAFTRATVLIESGLVGDAFKTARTAHLYRRPVLVVPGPVTSRLSAGPHALLRDGSARLITSAAEVFTVLDRS
- a CDS encoding DNA-processing protein DprA, with product MTDPLRRACAALTSLPPNRDRAEAVRRHGAVAVWDRLAGYHRTLGPDGVLEHATRIGWRLLIPGDSDWPATLDVPGGPVGLWASGEGNPRSLLSRAVTILSAKAGSAYGRTVAVDLTHDLTTPDQGGAVTIVAFAGESTAQTAALTSAARAHTAVAVLDTPTRIDTHDRHLLRDVTAPGTLLGAVAARGAVLSPAAPGALTLPQRVRARIDLLAALAPVTVLIEAGPDDEVPLAVAFAAHYRHRRPLFAVPGPVTSSLSAGPLTLLREGTARIVTSGDDLRPALTPHCHRPGDAPPPPGPR
- a CDS encoding DUF3560 domain-containing protein, yielding MHETAPPPDDAARAPLAIRHDRETGTLMDGIRRADCRVLSPIFTRFRVRWSDLIGEEGSWYLRGSRGRAADTFRINELAGALRVAGFPVTVSVDDTPITDIATWEAARIGRADDRATQHTDAAGRATARADARRNAADALRGAIPLGQPVLPGHHSAPGHRRDLARADRHDDAATEATATAGYHADKAAAAARYAQSRLDVPAALRRLKTLEAAQRVDTRALRAAERRAADGDPAPHPRWKARIEADLLQRAAEIDYWTRHVAEQEAAGVKVWRPGDFQTGDQVKASFGGWHPVLRVNTRSLTIPTGTWKGRPGG
- a CDS encoding DNA-processing protein DprA, with product MRPDRTATPSTPHTESDAADTPTPGAGPGRPSPRPCHTAGHSEATPTTSLDHTARWSPNSPTFDLDPKIEWSPFSPTSGPRSHLQSQEWPTTLPTADGAPIALWARGDGHLVDLTARSITVTGTRSPSVHGVGHTRRFAGGLATATPPVTVTAAVSAGIGLQALTSAALHGPTLALLTSSAPACLTRYGSLLAVVASRGVVLSLTPPLVPAPPGTGEQGRRLATRITLLGALSPAVLVIEAETAGQAMTLARAAHGRDRLVMAVPAGHPLTDRHHGGCHQLLHGGLAVPAVTVDDITARLPTG